From a single Rutidosis leptorrhynchoides isolate AG116_Rl617_1_P2 chromosome 5, CSIRO_AGI_Rlap_v1, whole genome shotgun sequence genomic region:
- the LOC139848975 gene encoding secreted RxLR effector protein 161-like, whose translation MRNHIPTLQDVKSWLGKCFSMKDLGDAAYILGIKIYRDRSKRLIGLSQSAYVDKILKRFKMEASKRGSLPMQPNVVLSKTQAPSTPKEVKRMIEVPYASAIGSIMYAMRCTRPDVSFALNMTSRYQQNPGDSHWTAVKNILKYLRNTKDMFLVYGGFEELSIKCYTDASFETDRDDSRSQSGYVFVTNGGAVDWRSSKQSTTSMSTTESEYIDASEAAQEAV comes from the coding sequence atgagaAATCATATTCCAACGCTACAAGACGTTAAGTCCtggcttggaaaatgtttctcTATGAAAGATCTGGGAGATGCAGCGTATATCCTAGGAATCAAGATCTATAGAGATAGATCTAAGCGGttaataggtttaagtcaaagtgcataTGTTGACAAAATCTTAAAGCGATTTAAGATGGAAGCTTCCAAGCGTGGTAGTCTTCCGATGCAACCAAATGTGGTATTGAGTAAGACTCAAGCCCCCTCTACACCCAAAGAGGTGAAGCGAATGATTGAAgtcccatatgcttcagctattggATCCATCATGTATGCTATGAGATGCACTAGACCAGATGTTTCTTTCGCTCTCAATATGACGAGCCGAtaccaacagaatccaggtgatagTCACTGGACTGCTGTAAAGAATATATTGAAGTATTTGAGAaacactaaagatatgttcttagtTTACGGAGGTTTCGAAGAACTAAGTATAAAGTGTTACACTGATGCTAGTTtcgaaactgatcgagatgatagtCGATCACAATCTGGCTACGTTTTTGTTACGAACGGAGGCGCAGTCGACTGGAGAAGCTCGAAGCAGAGCACTACATCGATGTCTACAACAGAATCAGAATACATTGATGCATCTGAAGCTGCTCAGGAAGCTGTTTAG